From the genome of Miscanthus floridulus cultivar M001 chromosome 10, ASM1932011v1, whole genome shotgun sequence, one region includes:
- the LOC136485241 gene encoding ornithine decarboxylase, chloroplastic-like, translating to MGGGSPMQTVLSAPGVKDGKVVSFTLDAATDEKDTVAGLIRSIIATSSPAQRTAFHVFHINTVVDLFSAWRRTLPNVRPYYAVKCNPDPALLGALAALGAGFDCASRAEMEAVLALGVGVGGVPPGANRSIVYANPCKAEPHLEYAAEAGVALATYDTESEVAKVARCHPRCELLLRLKGPDGGTTGGDLMNKYGAHAHEVSPLLRAAQRARVAVAGVSFHVGSPVSRVDVYRGAIESARAAFDAAVALGMPPMRVLDIGGGFRAGAAFDEAAAVINDALADVFGDLLPCVEVIAEPGRYFAETAFTLAARVIGKRARGEAREYWIDDGLYGSLNNVLMDHKVPRPRPLAGACPGEKTYASTVFGPTCDSQDLVVTGYQLPEMSVGDWLVFDNMGAYSTGAGSKFNGFDISEMKIYVAYSS from the coding sequence ATGGGTGGAGGCAGTCCCATGCAGACCGTGCTGTCGGCTCCCGGCGTCAAGGACGGGAAGGTGGTCTCCTTCACCCTCGACGCGGCGACCGACGAGAAGGACACCGTCGCCGGCCTCATCCGTTCCATCATCGCCACGTCGAGCCCCGCCCAGCGGACCGCCTTCCACGTCTTCCACATCAACACCGTCGTCGACCTCTTCTCGGCGTGGCGCCGCACGCTCCCCAACGTGCGCCCCTACTACGCCGTCAAGTGCAACCCTGACCCGGCGCTCCTGGGCGCGCTGGCCGCGCTGGGCGCCGGTTTCGACTGCGCCAGCCGCGCCGAGATGGAGGCCGTGCTCGcgctcggcgtcggcgtcggcggcgtcCCGCCCGGCGCCAACCGCAGCATCGTCTACGCCAATCCCTGCAAGGCCGAGCCCCACCTCGAGTACGCCGCGGAGGCCGGCGTCGCGCTCGCCACCTACGACACCGAGTCCGAGGTGGCCAAGGTCGCGCGCTGCCACCCAAGGTGCGAGCTCCTGCTCCGCCTCAAGGGCCCCGATGGCGGGACCACGGGCGGCGACCTGATGAACAAGTACGGCGCGCACGCGCACGAGGTGTCCCCGCTCCTCCGCGCCGCGCAGCGGGCCAGGGTCGCCGTCGCCGGAGTCTCCTTCCACGTCGGGAGCCCCGTGTCCCGCGTCGACGTGTACCGCGGCGCCATCGAGTCCGCGCGCGCCGCGTTCGACGCGGCCGTCGCCCTCGGCATGCCGCCCATGCGCGTCCTCGACATCGGCGGCGGGTTCAGGGCCGGCGCTGCCTTCGACGAGGCCGCGGCGGTCATCAACGACGCGCTGGCGGACGTCTTCGGCGACCTGCTGCCGTGTGTGGAGGTGATCGCCGAGCCCGGGCGGTACTTCGCCGAGACAGCGTTCACGCTCGCCGCGCGCGTTATCGGGAAGCGCGCGCGCGGTGAGGCGCGCGAGTACTGGATCGACGACGGGCTCTACGGCTCGCTCAACAACGTGCTCATGGACCACAAGGTCCCGCGCCCGAGACCGCTCGCCGGCGCGTGCCCCGGCGAGAAGACGTACGCGTCGACGGTGTTCGGGCCGACGTGCGACTCGCAGGACCTGGTGGTCACCGGGTACCAGCTGCCGGAGATGAGCGTCGGCGACTGGCTCGTCTTTGACAACATGGGCGCCTACTCCACAGGTGCCGGCTCCAAGTTCAACGGCTTCGACATTTCGGAGATGAAGATCTACGTGGCCTACTCCAGCTGA